One segment of Argiope bruennichi chromosome 11, qqArgBrue1.1, whole genome shotgun sequence DNA contains the following:
- the LOC129956586 gene encoding uncharacterized protein LOC129956586: MNRLLETEPVKSSFNLKGLRKLHDKSEISIRKLNSMGITSGNYGHLLVPILLKQLSQDLVLNSNTHTALKCKNFSDKQKRYKLKKYGRCYRCMAYRHLISQCKVKIPPCETCQSFQHNSLFCPKNKIESSSSETETEVVISSALKAEDNPGSYATLLQTANVQAENGANKIMAKLLFDSGSQKSFLRSDLKQALNLKPIRQEKLLIYTFSKREPIEKIFEVVRLRIRSKFPPYQFPNIEALASDEITGADIYSNVDPRHVKRVIPATCILSDSLENSTPIQILLGADYLCNVLRGELHVFSDASLRSFEAVAYLRYKTSKNSFQTRFVISKTRVAPIKKLTLPRLELMGAIIVSRIAKHLKEIFKDLERIILWSDSTIVLHWIKCSASKYKQFVSNRVIEIPEITNPSNWRHCSGKQNPVDMLTRGISSKDLITSESWWHGPEWLRNAENLWPKAKGFQHDSIEPEIASEFKSGVIINTAIVQEKIIDPEKFSCLLKLLRVTSWILRFVNTLERKNVEKGPLTSEELSDVEMFWSLSFWCIHTLVQIREKFWILEARQTIKSFLGRCTICKRFNSSPGNQVIAPLPDIRVEQSTPFTIIGVDFAGPLFVKDSINKQYILLITCAVTRSVHLELVGDLTTDTFLLAFRRFSFRRGLCSVVVSDNARTFKRAELEIKLI; encoded by the exons ATGAATCGCCTATTAGAAACTGAACCCGTAAAATCCTCTTTCAATCTCAAGGGATTACGAAAACTGCATGACAAGAGTGAAATaagtataagaaaattaaactCAATGGGAATTACATCCGGAAATTATGGTCATTTACTTGTACctattttattaaagcaattatCCCAAGATTTAGTCTTAAA CTCTAATACGCACActgcattaaaatgcaaaaatttctcgGATAAGCAGAAAcgttacaaattaaagaaatatggtAGATGTTATCGGTGCATGGCTTATAGACATCTAATTTCACAATGCAAGGTAAAAATTCCACCCTGTGAGACGTGCCAGAGTTTTCAGCACAATTCCTTGTTTTGcccgaaaaataaaattgaaagcagCTCTTCTGAAACCGAAACCGAAGTCGTAATTTCTTCCGCTTTAAAAGCAGAAGATAACCCTGGCAGTTACGCGACTTTACTTCAAACGGCTAACGTCCAGGCAGAAAATGGTGCCAACAAGATCATGGCTAAACTTTTATTCGATTCAGGATCACAAAAGTCCTTCTTGCGCAGTGATCTGAAACAAGCTTTGAATTTAAAACCAATACGCCAAGAGAAGCTTTTAATTTATACCTTCTCGAAACGAGAACCCATCGAGAAAATATTCGAAGTTGTACGTTTAAGAATAAGGAGCAAATTTCCCCCTTATCAATTCCCAAACATTGAGGCTTTGGCTTCAGACGAAATAACTGGCGCGGACATATATTCGAATGTTGACCCCAGACATGTCAAAAGAGTAATTCCAGCCACCTGTATCCTCTCTGACTCCCTCGAAAATTCCACCCCTATCCAGATCCTGCTGGGCGCTGACTATCTGTGCAATGTTCTAAGGGgagaa TTACACGTATTTTCTGATGCTTCCTTAAGATCTTTTGAAGCTGTTGCTTACTTAAGGTATAAAACTTCCAAGAACTCTTTTCAGACAcgttttgtaatttcaaaaactagGGTAGCaccaattaaaaaattgactCTTCCTCGACTTGAATTAATGGGTGCTATAATTGTTTCAAGAATAGCAAAACATCTTAAGGAAATTTTCAAAGatcttgaaagaattattttgtggAGTGACTCGACGATTGTACTCCACTGGATAAAGTGTTCAGCatctaaatataaacaatttgtttcaaatcgaGTCATAGAAATTCCAGAAATTACAAACCCCAGTAATTGGAGGCATTGTAGTGGTAAGCAAAACCCAGTGGACATGTTAACTAGAGGGATTAGTAGCAAGGATTTAATCACCTCTGAAAGCTGGTGGCATGGTCCTGAATGGTTGAGGAACGCTGAAAACCTTTGGCCCAAAGCAAAGGGATTTCAACATGATTCTATAGAGCCAGAAATTGCATCTGAATTTAAATCCGGCGTTATAATTAACACAGCTAttgttcaagaaaaaataatagatccAGAAAAATTTAGCTGCTTGCTTAAATTGCTAAGAGTGACTTCTTGGATATTACGTTTTGTAAATACTCTTGAAaggaaaaatgttgaaaaggGTCCTCTTACTTCAGAAGAACTTTCCGACGTAGAAATGTTTTGG AGTCTTTCATTCTGGTGTATCCATACGTTGGTGCAAATAAGAGAGAAGTTCTGGATTTTAGAGGCCAGACAAACCATCAAATCTTTTCTTGGAAGATGCACAATATGTAAACGATTCAACTCTTCTCCCGGAAATCAAGTGATCGCGCCACTTCCAGACATTCGTGTAGAACAGTCAACTCCATTTACGATCATCGGAGTTGATTTTGCTGGCCCTCTTTTCGTTAAAGATAGTATTAACAAGCAATATATCTTGTTGATAACCTGTGCAGTGACAAGAAGTGTTCATCTAGAACTGGTCGGTGATTTGACTACCGATACATTTCTTTTAGCTTTCCGACGCTTCAGTTTTCGACGTGGCTTGTGCTCTGTGGTGGTCTCTGATAATGCACGTACCTTTAAACGTGCAGAATTAGAGATAAAACTCATTTGA